From one Fulvitalea axinellae genomic stretch:
- a CDS encoding helix-turn-helix transcriptional regulator yields MKNISLYNISKQIIKEGKSIQEIGAYLPCSLHLNNLNNFAIVDFDESLPKNLGMSDREVLDSTSDLMTKTVEPGDLAYAVHEMEHYLRNADSQRNFEFVQRVHFPITDFKETYFTSGMLLRDQLLCVSIPIGSLEIFNKDINNIFEETQFLRNNTKRFSSLSAKEIQIGELMAQGRTTEEVMLKMGITKNTFKKHRTNIYRKIGVKNYFEFYRFAKAFDMDI; encoded by the coding sequence ATGAAAAACATCAGTTTATATAACATAAGTAAACAGATCATCAAAGAAGGGAAGAGCATTCAGGAAATCGGAGCGTACTTGCCTTGTTCATTGCACCTGAATAATCTGAACAATTTTGCCATTGTCGATTTTGACGAAAGCCTTCCGAAAAATCTTGGTATGAGTGACCGTGAAGTTTTGGACAGCACTTCAGACTTGATGACGAAGACTGTAGAGCCCGGTGATTTGGCTTACGCTGTACATGAGATGGAACATTATTTACGGAATGCGGATAGCCAACGGAACTTTGAGTTTGTTCAACGCGTTCATTTTCCTATTACGGATTTCAAAGAAACGTATTTCACTTCTGGAATGCTTTTGCGTGACCAGTTACTCTGTGTAAGTATCCCTATCGGGTCATTAGAAATTTTCAATAAGGACATCAACAATATTTTTGAGGAAACTCAGTTCCTAAGAAATAACACTAAACGCTTTTCGAGCCTTTCCGCAAAAGAAATTCAAATAGGCGAATTGATGGCGCAAGGACGGACGACAGAAGAAGTTATGCTGAAAATGGGCATCACGAAAAATACGTTCAAGAAACACCGGACAAACATTTACAGAAAAATTGGCGTAAAGAATTATTTTGAGTTCTATCGGTTCGCCAAAGCATTTGATATGGATATATGA
- a CDS encoding LuxR C-terminal-related transcriptional regulator, whose amino-acid sequence MSNEALKAEIQERLADKMSGESIFSNEEPLGFYHVNRQEDASIVFLDEEGCKLYGKSLEEIKALGTGFLLECMHPNDVERCIQTLNEFRERDNEKEILSYFQRIRTVSSDHYELYLTSVRLNKKDNTYCCITCPMLRVLTIKNQIIKSLDTYEYIKSHMKIFKMLSKREVEILSWVCTGMSALEIAECLHLSHHTVEKHKKNIFGKTGFSNNKELMEFALNFNLLGFD is encoded by the coding sequence ATGAGTAATGAAGCCCTAAAAGCGGAAATCCAAGAGCGCTTAGCCGATAAAATGTCGGGAGAATCCATCTTTAGCAATGAAGAGCCTCTCGGTTTTTACCATGTGAATAGACAGGAAGACGCTTCGATTGTTTTCTTGGACGAGGAGGGTTGCAAACTCTACGGAAAAAGCCTTGAAGAGATAAAAGCGTTGGGTACTGGATTTTTATTAGAATGTATGCATCCCAACGATGTTGAACGCTGTATTCAAACCCTTAATGAATTCCGTGAACGTGATAATGAAAAAGAGATCCTTAGTTACTTTCAAAGAATTCGAACAGTAAGTTCTGATCATTACGAGCTGTACTTGACAAGTGTTCGTCTAAACAAAAAAGATAATACTTATTGCTGTATCACCTGCCCGATGCTCAGGGTATTGACTATCAAGAATCAAATAATTAAAAGTCTTGATACGTATGAATATATCAAATCGCATATGAAAATCTTCAAGATGCTTTCAAAAAGAGAGGTTGAGATTTTGAGCTGGGTATGTACGGGTATGAGCGCTTTGGAAATCGCTGAATGCCTTCACCTTTCACATCATACCGTAGAGAAACACAAGAAGAATATATTTGGCAAAACTGGATTTTCCAACAATAAAGAGTTGATGGAGTTTGCGTTGAATTTCAACCTTCTTGGTTTTGATTAA
- a CDS encoding cysteine hydrolase family protein codes for MEKKIALLVIDMQKGSFTPKTPRYDTDGVVSRINELAKVFRELGYPVVYIQHDGTGTGEFEKNTIDWENLDELEIKPNDIRIDKYANDVFYKSSLQTELSELNISELFITGCATDFCVESTVQSALTREYNITLIADGHTTGERPNLTAKQVIDHYNWVWQNMIPTKGRIKVEKAEKVIDSYKKLASS; via the coding sequence ATGGAAAAGAAAATCGCTTTATTGGTAATTGATATGCAGAAAGGCTCATTTACGCCTAAAACGCCGAGATACGATACGGATGGTGTTGTTAGCCGAATAAATGAGTTAGCCAAGGTGTTTCGGGAGTTAGGCTATCCGGTGGTTTATATTCAACACGATGGAACTGGTACGGGCGAATTTGAGAAGAACACAATTGATTGGGAGAATCTTGATGAGCTGGAAATAAAGCCCAATGATATCAGAATCGATAAGTATGCGAATGATGTTTTTTATAAATCAAGCCTACAAACCGAATTATCTGAATTGAATATAAGCGAACTGTTTATCACGGGGTGCGCCACGGATTTTTGCGTGGAATCAACAGTACAGTCCGCACTTACCAGGGAGTATAATATAACCCTGATAGCCGATGGACATACTACAGGGGAGAGACCTAATCTGACTGCCAAGCAAGTGATTGACCATTATAATTGGGTTTGGCAGAATATGATTCCTACTAAAGGGCGGATAAAAGTGGAAAAGGCGGAAAAGGTTATTGACTCTTATAAGAAATTAGCAAGCTCTTAG
- a CDS encoding alpha/beta hydrolase, with product MKSKKRFPVKQAKSAGLLLLVFIAFMSCSPKEKTIDSKPLNLSFSQYSEFVKDTFYIDVQLPKTYFEDSSKAFSAVYLLDGNFYTPIVAPIQHQYEETGLLDPKILISISYKDFKSMDSLRVRDYLYPKSIASDGMEAPGGGQNFKSYITNELIPMIDAEFRTGKHDRTLVGHSFGGYFVLYALHDQLENNETHFKSFISASPTLWYNDFYLNRLPEALRKRNKNLNLFLTVGGDEHPEWSVKPVIDFSNQIKEQEIKEFKFINRVYNNLGHMDTGLISYIKGLQELKK from the coding sequence ATGAAATCAAAAAAACGTTTTCCAGTAAAACAAGCTAAGTCGGCTGGCTTATTATTGTTGGTTTTTATCGCTTTCATGAGCTGTTCTCCAAAAGAGAAAACAATTGATAGTAAACCTTTAAATCTTAGTTTTTCTCAATACTCCGAGTTTGTCAAAGACACGTTTTATATTGATGTCCAATTACCGAAGACTTATTTTGAAGATTCAAGCAAAGCTTTTTCAGCGGTTTATCTTTTAGATGGTAATTTTTATACTCCAATAGTCGCCCCCATACAGCATCAGTATGAGGAAACAGGACTACTTGATCCAAAAATTTTAATAAGTATAAGTTATAAAGATTTCAAATCAATGGATTCTTTGAGGGTTAGAGACTATCTCTATCCAAAATCTATAGCTTCGGATGGAATGGAGGCGCCAGGTGGCGGACAGAACTTTAAAAGTTACATTACTAATGAGTTAATACCCATGATAGATGCTGAATTCCGAACTGGAAAGCATGATAGAACGTTAGTGGGGCATTCCTTCGGAGGTTATTTTGTTCTGTACGCCTTACACGACCAGTTGGAAAATAATGAAACCCATTTTAAGTCTTTTATCTCCGCTAGTCCTACTTTGTGGTACAATGACTTCTATTTAAATCGTTTACCTGAAGCGCTTCGTAAAAGGAATAAAAACCTAAACCTGTTTTTAACTGTAGGAGGCGATGAGCACCCTGAATGGTCTGTCAAGCCTGTAATCGATTTTTCCAACCAGATTAAAGAACAGGAGATAAAAGAGTTTAAATTCATAAACAGAGTTTATAATAACCTGGGCCATATGGACACAGGGCTGATATCATATATTAAAGGCTTACAAGAGTTGAAAAAATAA
- a CDS encoding metallophosphoesterase, which yields MNRRKFIRKSVWGTIGIGAVSGLYTWQVEPFWLEFVKKKIHIKHLPESLKGKKLMQISDIHVGNRFDFGYIIDAFKQAQKLQPDIVVYTGDYVSYENEQQFGQLEKVLKHAVRGSLGTVGIFGNHDYGKNWAEQDVADRIGNQLETAGIQMLRNTSVDIQGLNIIGFDDYWGLNFSPANALKTYKENKANIVLCHNPDVCDLNVWKGYKGWIFSGHTHGGQCKPPFLPPPVLPVRNKNYSAGEIDLGDGRMLYINRALGHSWQVRFNVRPEITVFELA from the coding sequence ATGAATAGAAGAAAATTCATCAGAAAATCTGTCTGGGGAACCATTGGTATTGGGGCCGTATCCGGATTATACACTTGGCAAGTGGAGCCCTTTTGGTTAGAGTTTGTAAAGAAAAAAATACATATAAAACACCTGCCAGAGTCGCTAAAAGGCAAGAAGCTTATGCAAATTAGCGACATCCATGTGGGTAATCGTTTTGATTTCGGATATATAATTGACGCATTCAAACAAGCCCAAAAGCTCCAACCAGATATAGTGGTTTATACAGGCGACTATGTCAGTTATGAAAACGAACAGCAGTTTGGTCAGCTCGAGAAAGTACTAAAACACGCCGTTCGAGGATCGCTAGGAACGGTAGGGATATTCGGCAACCATGATTATGGTAAAAATTGGGCGGAACAAGACGTTGCAGACCGAATAGGGAATCAATTAGAAACTGCCGGTATCCAGATGTTGCGCAATACAAGTGTCGATATTCAAGGACTGAACATTATTGGATTTGACGATTACTGGGGATTAAATTTTTCACCGGCCAACGCCTTGAAAACATATAAAGAAAACAAAGCCAATATCGTTCTTTGTCACAACCCGGACGTTTGCGACCTGAACGTTTGGAAAGGATACAAAGGCTGGATTTTTTCCGGCCACACCCATGGCGGACAATGCAAACCGCCTTTCTTACCGCCACCGGTTTTGCCAGTCCGTAATAAAAACTATAGCGCCGGAGAAATTGATTTGGGCGATGGAAGGATGTTGTATATCAACCGGGCTTTGGGCCATTCATGGCAAGTACGGTTTAATGTGAGACCTGAAATTACGGTTTTTGAATTGGCTTAA